The DNA window TAATCCATGGTGGCAAACATTTTCCACCGCCGGCTCATCTAAGATGGTAGACCCAACGAACCTGTGAACAACTGTATCCTCTCTAAGTTTTATTCGAGGTGAGCTCTCTGAATTCATATAATCAGAGCTTTCAGATGGAAGATCCTTCGGACTTGGGAAGACAAAAGCATTTGAAGGTAAAATGGATGAGCAAGAACCTTCTGCCAGATTCTGGGTCTTACTCTCCTCTAATTTATTACCATAAGTTCTGTCGCCATTTTCATTgctttcttcatcatcaatgaATATTTGGAATGGTTCTTGGTGAGTCTGGGGGATTTGAGCTCTACCATGCACCATCAGGGAAATACCCGCTTCTTCTTTTTGAAGTGATGAATCAGTTCCACTGTCCAAgttttcatcaataaatacaTCAAATCCATTGTTCAAACTACACTCTTCTTTTGGTCGACTTATGCGTGATCTATTTACTGGAGAGGTCTCTAAAGGTTCTCGAAACATGCCATTGATGGCATTCATGGCTTCCTTCATATTTATTGTAGGGTCCACCAGTCCATGATGGCAGGCATCTTCTGCATCTTGCTTTCCAACTATTGCAGTGTCTACAAACTTTACCACAACTGTATCATCACTGTGACACGTCTTGGCTTCATCCGACTCTCCTGTATTCTTTTGCTGCTTGGATACATATCTCTGTCCAATCTTTTTCACATTTTCCTTCTTCCTGGACAGATCACTGCCCAAGCCAACTTCAGATGAATTTCCTGAAACCCCAACATGGTTAGATTCCTTCACTGGCTTCACATTCTGAGAACTCCTGTCCGGTATCTGTTTAGGCCTATCCTCAATGCTGTATACATTCTCATTGTTCTCTTCAGACTTCCTGGAAGATAGAGGTCTTCTGCCACTTCTTCCTATCTGGCGCTGCAAGATCTCTGTAAAAAGTTAGATAACAGAAGACTTTTACCAATAATGAAGGCAAGCTcaacatccaaaataaaaatgtgcATACCTGGATGTTCTTTTTCTTGTGTCTCTCCATACGATGAAGGAATTGCTCGTATGATTTCTGCAATTCATCAACAGGCTCGGCAAGGctgttcaaaattattttagatagtGAATATCGCTTAGGTTCATTTTtcgaaaaaataaatcacatacCATCCAAAACTATCAAAGGGTTATGTAACATAACGAAATACAGAAGCTACTATGTTAGTAAATGATTTGTTTGGCAAGTTGATGTTCTTTTTGTGATGCAATAAAGCTAGTAAATTAGCAGTCATAATATATTATCTTTGCATGGTAGAGGTAGATGGTCAAATAATGAATGAGGTTTTCGTTATCACCCAAGTTCACAGTGACGTGTAGCTTGAATCGACCAgggaggtaaaaaaaaaaacaacatatagcTTCTAGCATTCCCTTTGAATCCAAGAAGCGAAGCCAACCACGTGAACCGAATGCGAATAGTAAGTAAACCAATTACATTCTGTTATCATTTAGATAAGAACAATGCAAGTGCTTAATCAAGCCAGCAGCATCAAATGAAAGGTGAATGTCGCTAAGAATCCAATTTAAAAGTATACGAGGCTTTTACGAAAGCTCATAGTAGCAggtttatcatttatttaaacGATCCACTCCTttctcataattttcaaaattctcggCCTTAAGCCAGCCAGTAAGAGTAAAATGAACCTAAAAAACATATTGCTAATAAAAAAGCATGCCCACTATCTATATGCAGAACTAGGAAGTAGGAAGTCACTGAACTGCTATTGGCCTTATTTTTCCAAAAGGTTGCATTGCAAAAGCCATGTAACGCTCGTTCAAATGTATTGTAAGCAAGCATTTACTGATAATATTCAGTTATCATAAACATCAAAGGTCATCTTCCATTCAAATATTGAgatgttttttgaaattcagtACACTTACTTCTGCACCCCTAAACGGTACATGTTCTCAGCCTCCTCAAAGTTCTTCATCTTCTCGTGATAAAGAGCGTAAGCCTGGTAGAATAATGACCGTTTCGTTCCAATGCTATTCGTTTCCATGGTACTCAACAGCGCTCTTGGATCACTCACATAATCCATCTActcaattcaattcaagatAAACAAATAACCATAAAATACAACTAATCTTTTTAGCATTCAATacccttttattttccttttttaagagacattttaaatttcactttcttttctgTTTGTCCATTTTACTCAGAAACCAAACAAcaactgaaaaaacaaaattggaaaAGAAACTACACAGCCCGTGGTC is part of the Populus alba chromosome 10, ASM523922v2, whole genome shotgun sequence genome and encodes:
- the LOC118043203 gene encoding uncharacterized protein, with amino-acid sequence METKNSTTHNDLFSSLISDIKSYSGNDPLLPWLRGINKMKDCLPPNALKQKLPRFLQKCTQSFESDRRYRNDPRYLRVWLQLMDYVSDPRALLSTMETNSIGTKRSLFYQAYALYHEKMKNFEEAENMYRLGVQNLAEPVDELQKSYEQFLHRMERHKKKNIQRQIGRSGRRPLSSRKSEENNENVYSIEDRPKQIPDRSSQNVKPVKESNHVGVSGNSSEVGLGSDLSRKKENVKKIGQRYVSKQQKNTGESDEAKTCHSDDTVVVKFVDTAIVGKQDAEDACHHGLVDPTINMKEAMNAINGMFREPLETSPVNRSRISRPKEECSLNNGFDVFIDENLDSGTDSSLQKEEAGISLMVHGRAQIPQTHQEPFQIFIDDEESNENGDRTYGNKLEESKTQNLAEGSCSSILPSNAFVFPSPKDLPSESSDYMNSESSPRIKLREDTVVHRFVGSTILDEPAVENVCHHGLVDPTINLKEAMDDINNMFGKPIDFIRTKRPKKQDKAPVRKQDLCGFTILPDDDSEHLQGQPPPRPSRASNRDLFEPTAFTKEAMDDINKMFGNPLDF